In bacterium, the following proteins share a genomic window:
- the rplB gene encoding 50S ribosomal protein L2 gives MAIKGFKPTSPGRRGMTVVTFDDLTADRPHKPLTEGKSRISGRNNKGRITIWWRGRGHKRRYRIIDFRRDKIGVPGKVASIEYDPNRSANIALINYADGEKRYILQPLGLKVGDNVLTSPEADILTGNSLPLKNIPIGTMIHNIEMRPGKGGQMVRSAGSVAQLMAKEGTYAQVKMPSGEIRKVLLECYATIGQVGNMDHNNVSIGKAGRSRWLGRRPHVRGVAMNPVDHPLGGGEGKTSGGRNPVTPWGQPTKGYKTRRNKRTGSFILKRRGKK, from the coding sequence ATGGCTATCAAAGGTTTTAAACCAACTTCGCCCGGGCGGAGGGGAATGACTGTTGTCACCTTTGATGATTTGACAGCGGATCGTCCTCATAAACCATTGACCGAAGGAAAATCAAGGATCAGTGGTCGGAACAACAAGGGTCGAATCACAATTTGGTGGCGCGGTCGCGGTCACAAAAGACGCTATCGAATCATCGATTTCCGCCGCGACAAAATCGGAGTCCCTGGAAAAGTTGCATCGATTGAATACGATCCGAACCGTTCTGCAAACATCGCTTTGATTAACTATGCTGACGGAGAAAAGCGGTACATTTTGCAGCCACTTGGACTGAAGGTTGGCGACAACGTCCTCACTTCGCCGGAAGCCGATATTCTGACTGGAAACTCGCTGCCTCTGAAGAACATTCCAATTGGTACGATGATTCACAACATCGAAATGCGGCCCGGCAAAGGCGGACAGATGGTTCGCAGTGCCGGTTCTGTTGCGCAATTAATGGCGAAAGAGGGCACTTATGCGCAGGTAAAAATGCCTTCCGGTGAAATACGCAAAGTGCTTCTGGAATGTTACGCAACCATCGGACAGGTTGGAAATATGGATCACAACAATGTCTCGATCGGAAAGGCAGGACGTTCGCGCTGGCTCGGCAGGCGCCCGCACGTTCGCGGTGTCGCAATGAACCCCGTGGATCATCCACTCGGTGGTGGTGAAGGAAAAACATCCGGTGGACGCAATCCGGTTACGCCCTGGGGACAACCCACAAAAGGTTACAAAACACGCCGCAATAAGCGGACAGGCTCCTTCATCCTGAAACGAAGAGGTAAAAAATGA
- the rplD gene encoding 50S ribosomal protein L4, with protein MEINVINMNNEPVEKVELPEEIASAEPNPALVYELVRQYRAGARQGTHSTKTRGLVSGSGRKLWKQKGTGRARIGSIRSPLWRHGGTVFGPQPRDYSYSMPSKKRIAALRSVLAEKVKNKSVIIIDEITFEKPKSKTALEFLKMLQLTNRTLFVDSRNNKNLQLSIRNLSNAKFSSVASLNIVDALKYRNLVISKPAFTQLTKILAR; from the coding sequence ATGGAAATCAACGTAATTAACATGAACAATGAGCCGGTTGAAAAGGTTGAGTTGCCGGAAGAAATCGCTTCTGCCGAACCGAATCCTGCTCTGGTGTATGAGCTTGTCCGGCAATACCGGGCGGGAGCAAGACAGGGCACTCATTCTACAAAGACGCGTGGATTGGTGAGCGGAAGCGGACGCAAGCTGTGGAAACAAAAAGGAACCGGTCGCGCCAGGATTGGCTCGATCCGCTCTCCACTCTGGAGACATGGCGGCACGGTGTTCGGACCTCAACCGCGCGATTATTCGTATTCGATGCCTTCAAAGAAACGGATTGCGGCACTGCGGTCTGTTCTGGCAGAAAAGGTTAAGAACAAATCGGTCATCATCATCGATGAAATCACTTTTGAAAAACCAAAATCCAAAACAGCTCTTGAATTCTTAAAAATGCTTCAGTTAACAAACAGGACTTTGTTTGTTGATTCGCGAAATAACAAAAATCTGCAGCTATCAATAAGGAATCTGTCCAATGCGAAATTCTCCAGCGTTGCCTCTCTCAATATTGTCGATGCATTGAAGTACAGAAACCTTGTGATTTCAAAGCCTGCTTTTACGCAACTCACAAAAATTTTAGCGCGATGA
- a CDS encoding 50S ribosomal protein L23 yields the protein MNTTQVLRKPLLTEKSNNMKADKNIVCFEVDRHANKIQIKEAVEKMFGVKVVGVTTANVQGKNRRVGRSMGKKPDWKKAYVKIKEGEKKIEFFEGM from the coding sequence ATGAATACAACACAGGTGCTACGAAAACCGCTTCTTACGGAAAAGAGCAACAACATGAAAGCAGACAAGAACATTGTTTGCTTTGAAGTAGACCGGCATGCAAACAAGATCCAGATCAAGGAAGCCGTGGAAAAAATGTTCGGCGTCAAAGTGGTCGGCGTCACCACAGCTAATGTTCAGGGAAAAAACCGCCGTGTCGGACGTTCCATGGGTAAAAAACCGGATTGGAAAAAGGCTTACGTAAAAATTAAAGAAGGCGAGAAGAAAATCGAATTCTTTGAGGGAATGTAA